A single window of Penaeus vannamei isolate JL-2024 chromosome 24, ASM4276789v1, whole genome shotgun sequence DNA harbors:
- the LOC113804743 gene encoding zinc finger protein 219 yields MFQGTNQRFLLRRHLLTHTGERRHACPYCSYQANQAGNLNRHIRNLHPTHAHAHDLQQAPRQIISVMQASPRGAHPPLLGAVAVTSPLSGASRPLLTLPVATRQPGRGAKPRSPSPSLTPSRSSLAAPQHPLHRPALFLQASVTSTAVSSSSAKAAAPSTTATGAPD; encoded by the coding sequence ATGTTCCAGGGCACCAACCAGCGCTTCCTCCTGCGGCGCCACCTGCTGACGCACACGGGCGAGCGGCGCCACGCGTGCCCCTACTGCTCGTACCAGGCCAACCAGGCGGGCAACCTCAACAGGCACATCCGCAACCTGCACCCGACGCACGCGCACGCCCACGACCTGCAGCAGGCGCCGCGCCAGATCATCTCCGTGATGCAGGCGTCGCCGCGGGGCGCGCACCCGCCCCTGCTCGGCGCCGTGGCGGTCACGTCGCCGCTCTCCGGCGCCTCCAGGCCGCTCCTGACGCTGCCCGTGGCGACTCGGCAGCCCGGCCGGGGCGCCAAGCCTCGCTCGCCGTCCCCGAGCCTCACGCCCTCGAGGTCCTCCTTGGCGGCGCCGCAGCACCCGCTCCACCGCCCCGCCCTCTTCCTTCAGGCCTCCGTCACGTCGACCGCTGTGTCCAGCAGCTCTGCCAAGGCGGCCGCCCCCAGCACGACGGCCACGGGCGCCCCTGACTGA